A stretch of DNA from Bactrocera neohumeralis isolate Rockhampton chromosome 6, APGP_CSIRO_Bneo_wtdbg2-racon-allhic-juicebox.fasta_v2, whole genome shotgun sequence:
ttatttgttaaaatttagaTGATTCCGAAGTTCGGACAATCATATGTTGAAAATTGTGTGGGCATTGTAGGAATCGGGAGACGCTTCCGAATCCAGCAAGCGACACCCTAATTTGTATCACTGGAAGAACCTGTTATCACTTTTCAGGGTTCTTGAACAAAAATTGCTATCCGGTTAAAGGTTGTAATTTCAGTCTCTAACTCGGTTTGAATCGGTAAGTAGTACTAATGGTTTACAGGTATTCGCCACAGAATATAACCTTCGCAGTACGACCAATATCGTTTGGTAAATTCACTTctagtttttaataaagttgatattttataacctatttttcttcttttacaaACAACTCAACGTCTTTTAAAAACGGgtgttaaaaaatcttttttaaataacgaACAATAACGCACCACCAAAATTCCTCAATGAAAAATACCCAAAAAACTAAGTATAATGTACTTAAGCAACTCTGGTGCGCGAAcaaagaaaatgttgaacaaaacaaaacatgGCAAACAGCTGTCAACAAAAGAGAAGAAACAAgtgccaaaaaattttcaattgataagAGCAGCAGTATTtcaattattgcattttttgcattttaatttgtgTTAAAGAATGCTGGCGGACGTGGATGTATTCATATCCAACTATACATTAGTGGACCCAGAAATATACCAATTATGGATAGAGGGCTTTTCATGTAAGTATTCAAAGAAATGACTTGTATAAGTGATCGCATTCCCTTGTGTTCCCATTTTAGCGAGCGAGGCCGTCTGCTACTTGAAACAGAAAGGATTCGGCAGCAGTTTTGGCGCACCAATTGATCTTATCGCCTCCGAAGTGCTCGACCATTATCGCACCTACTCCCTGATAGAGCGTCTGCTGCATGCACCAACTAAATTGCTGGAACAATCGTGTTTTCAGTTGGAGCCACAAACGCGTGATTTTATCATTGAAAAGTGGGCAATAATTttagcaatatatttttaattaattgtgcaACGATTTCAGGTATTACTCCATCGATGACTTAGTGGCACGTGAAATTCTAGGCAAAAAATTGTCAAGTCGTTATAGGAAAGATCTGGATGAAGTGTCGGAAAAGACTTGCGTCAAATTGAAGTCATGCAGGTTTGTTGCATATTTCGCTGCGAAGAGTTTTATGTATTgatatcatatttttaattgcagACGACAATTTGACAATGTTAAACGTATTTTTAAAGCTGTGGAGGAATTACCAGGCAATATCACAAACAAtattaaacaacttttttccGTGTCCGATGAGTTGGCAAAGTGAGTAATCGCcaagaaactttaaatatatctatatttatatatagacaAAAGCgcaattacttaaaaatatttgttgttttcaaactCCTATTATTCAGAAAATATGCCTCAATTGTTTTTCTTGCCTGCCTCCGTTTTGAAACTTCCAAAAAGAAGCTACAATTCTTGGCCTTCTCCGACTTGTTTGCTTGCTCACAAGCTATTATGATCTACTGGACCTATACCTATCAACATTCAGGTCCCGAATATTACGATACCGAAATGGACAAAGAATTTCTATTGGATTTGCGTGAGCTGCGTTGCTTGCTTGACAAGGAGAAGGAAATTAAACAGTGAGTATTTTATAGGTGGCAAATTATAAAATGTGttgattagtttattttttaatttgcagtCTTGTTTGCCTGCGATTGAAGCCAGTGCTGTTGGAGCGTGCTTACTTCGAGCTGGATACGAATTTCCGGTAAATATtcgcttttattaatttatagtttaaaactcaaatttttacTATGAATATTTCATTGTAGCTCCTATTGGCGTGCATTTATAACCATAGCTTGTAATTTACATCGAAATCGTGAGTTGCGTGACTTGTTTTTGGATTTGTGTGAAAAATTGATAGAACCATGGCGTCAAAATGGTTGGAGTAAagagcaagtaaataaatttgtgtcaGCCATAACACAAAGCGTGTTGGATTTAGAAATTTCGCGGTGAGTTACAAGCTCGAGAAAagcattaattattatataaacaaatttaatcaCTTCTATCACTTGCAGAGATCAAGAGACGCGTTGTCTGTGGGATCGTTACATGCAGGTCATTAGTATTTGTTTGGATCACATGTTTCATATTTAGTGAAAATATCACGCAGCGTTTGtatgttatttaaaatatgttgtcCTTCTAGTGTTTAGGAAAACAAAAAGTTCGTTTGCCATTGCTTGCTCAAATTGTATGTATTGAGCTGAAAAGTGCAATTTACccgttttattaaaattaagcgCAGCATCATGacatttataaaattgtattttaatttattaaaaacagttaatattgaaaataaaatcaaacataaTGTACATGTGAATGTATTAATGAATATGggaattttattatatgcttATTGATTTAAAGACTAAAAATAgtccaaaaaataaagaaaaacaattttgttagtatattttattattttcattatttataaattaacatttaactgattgtataaatatatcttatacctttataattttgtgaaatttattctcaaaaaaagagttttggaactttaaaaacatattttagtttCAGTTTTCGAAAACTATGtaatttctttcaatatgtaattttattaacggtttattcaaatttttgatacacatACAGGCATATAATATTTAGAATAACCTAAAATTAGCtgccatttacatacatatgtatattgtttttccgacattttttatgtaattattaaatattatattgaatttattttgtttgaatataacCCATTTAATATAAGGCacaatacttatttatttttacagatTGCGAAAAAACATagaacaatatatgtacatacatatataaattcattaaaaaaaaaatttattaatatttttaaatgtgctttgttaaaatttcttagattttaagtttttcaatttatttaaacgcatttaatttctatttaattattttttaattttacgttGTATCATTTTaccttattttcattttttatacatattttttgcttgatttcattaaaattcgttatattttatattttatatatttaaatttgaactcATATTGTTATAaaagaactaaattttttatagaacaaacttaacttacttaaattaaaataacttttgcattctttgtataatttaaggtagatatttaattaaataaaatattttatttttattaatttaataacatatttacatacatgtacctaattattatttgtttattttattattcgaattaatattattttatcttatcTTTTCTAAACCTTaatcgtgtttttttttgtattgatgcCTGTACTAACTTGTATAGGATACCGTTTCTGATATATCGTTGCATTGTGTGCTCATTagacaatttaaattattatcacaAAAGTAGATATTTTACTATAATATTCACTTGTACAAAAAATTCGTTAATTTATGTTCTTCAAAATGAGTTTAatcaattttacttaaaatttttacctcAACACAATTTCtagttattttattgaatttgactgcagttttgtatttttgaatgtGTTAGAAATACTACTGGAATCTCCACCGGTTGATTAACGAATGTTAAATTGCCCGCTTCTAAAAGCTCTTCCGCAATCACTTACCTAGTAGTGTGCGAAACCCTTTAATGCATGTCAAGCGCTGATTCCAGCGAGTGTAGAGCTTTCGCACAAATCAATGATTACTAGTTTATGGGTTGTCATGGTTGTAAACAAAGCAGAGGGGTGAAAGGCTACGAACTTATTCACAATGCAAATGCATAGACACAGCTAGCTGCCACCCTCCGCTATATATCAATCACCCGCTTGCGCTTGTGCAAAAGTTCAAAGCTTTTGTTTCCATttgtcaaatgcatttttccattACTCGTAATGACTGAAACTGTGGGCTATGCTGTGTTGAGTTTTTTCGCAAATTGTATACTAATAAGTCAGtagagataaaaaataaaaactttagtgaaaatattcaataagatCAAAGAGTcacgcatatgtatatttcttaaaaGGTTTATCAAAACTTGTACTATTGTCCTGATCCAGTTGAATATAAGTGTAAGAATAACTGAGAGTACAAAAAGGCAAGGAAACGCTACAAGTGGGCGCAGTGTGTGGCATAATTGAACCATATGGTAGTGGTTTCATTTTAATAAGCAAAGAAGCCGGAAAAACTACGTGCCATcagaataatatacatacatacttgtagtcGAATAAATTGTGAACACAAACAAGAAAGACATATTCTAGTTCTTTTATCTCCATAATTAGTGTTTACAGCGCCGCAATGGACGAGGTAGACGATGAGACTTTCGATGATGCCAAGTCAGCGCGCACTTCGGATGAGAATCGCAAGTAAGCATGaatcaaatctttatttatgataattaaatacatacatatatgtgttatCATTTGTTTTATCGGGTAccaattattgtatttatttacaggCAAAACCACAGCGAAATCGAGAAGCGGCGCCGTGACAAAATGAACACCTACATAAATGAGCTCTCATCCATGATACCGATGTGCTATGTGGTGCCACGCAAATTAGATAAGCTGACCGTACTTAAATATACAGGTTGCATATAAGTTAGTAGTCTATCAGTACAatatgtcaattttttttttgttacacagTGCAACACCTGCGCAGCATACGGGGCCGCGTGCATCCCTACAGTGGTGGTGATTACAAGCCATCGTTTCTATCGGATCAGGAGCTTAAAATGCTGATACTGCAGGCATCTGAGGGGTTTCTTTTTGTGGTGGATTGTGACCGTGGACGCATTTTATATGTTTCGGAGTCGGTGTCACAAGTGTTGAATTGCTCGCAAATGGATCTGCTAGGGCAGAGTTGGTTTGACATATTACATCCGAAGGATGTGGCCAAAGTCAAAGAACAGTTATCTTCCTTGGATCCTTGTCCGCGCGATCGGCTGATTGATGCAAAAAGTACGTAAGCCCACCCACttataattacaataaattattaattttttcggtGTTTCAGCTATGCTACCCGTCAAAACCGACATTCCACAGAGTCTATGTCGTCTCTGTCCGGGTGCGCGCCGCTCATTCTTCTGTCGCATGAAACTCAAATCCAACAATAACCAAATTAAAGAGGAATCCGACACATCCTCCAGTTCTCGCAGCTCAACGAAACGAAAGTCCAAGTTGAGCGTCGACCACAAATATCGCGTTATACAATGTAccggttatttgaagtcatggACACCGATTAAAAACGAAGAACAAGATAGCGAGAGTGAAGATAATCTGACAAATCATTCCAGTTTGGTGGCTATTGGCAGAATACCGCCGAATGTTTTAGAATCCAATGTACCCCCATCTTTGGACAACCATCCCAATATAAGGCATGTGCTATTCATCTCAAGACATTCCGTAGATGGTAAATTCCTATTCATAGATCAAAGGTATGTACTTCAATGAGTCGGTTCAtccatttattttacaaattttccaaaattgttcATTAGAGCGACATTGGTCATTGGTTTCTTGCCGCAGGAGATGCTCGGCACCAGCTTTTACGACTATTTCCATCATGAAGATATCCCCGCTTTGGCCGAGTCACATAAAATGGTCATACAGGTGCCGGAGAAGGTGACAACGCAAGTATATCGCTTTCGTTGCAAGGATAATACTTTCATTCAACTTCAAAGCGAATGGAAGGCATTCAAAAATCCATGGACCACTGATATTGAGTACATTATAGCGAAAAATACCGTTTTCCTTTGAATTCGCGGTCATCAGatttttacatacttacattcaaATAAGTACACTCGAGTGCACTCAAGCAAGCGTGTGCcgagtatgtatgcatgtgcattttttttgatcactcaatatacatactttaatTTGTGTTAGTCGcatttgttttcataaatttatgtagatataatattacatacgGAAAGAAtagcaaatgtttttaaggagattcataaatacatattcattaatacacatatttttgtgtataaaaGGACAAActtcttttgttattattacagTTTTAACGGTTGTTTAAGGAGAGAAGTTAATTAGTTGCGATGGAGCTCATTCATGAAGCACCTAATGAAATAATGGTTTCGTCGAAAAAAAACTCTACaaatcgcaaaactttttttttacagtggCAACGCTGTAAAAATTGACATTTGAATCAAAGAGATTCGCTTTACTtaagtgcggaacacatagagtgcgacagactgcaaactacatctgtcaaatattaaaatacacacgttcttacggacagtgttattttgacagctgcacgactacaggccgacagttgtcgttctcgctaacttcaatatcctcctatatttgccaacgacagtacgacgacagtagagttgacagtagaatggaagatagagagatgaggtagagtggtgatgccactaatatgtaaaatgtaaaattattcacagctctaacataGTTCTTAGGACatagttattgaggcagctgcacaactacataactgtgatTATAacaacgtgtgtattttaaaatttgacagttgtcgcttgcagtctgtcgcgctctatgtgttccgggCGTCAAAATGCTCTTTAACAATCGTAGCAAAAATTAGCAGCTCTCTCAGTTATTTACGCTCTTAACTGGTGCTATCTTCTACTATTTTTCGGGTTAAAAAACACTTCCGGCAAAAACTTAGCTAACTAGTGATATTTAGCAATTGAAAAACAAGCCTATTAATACGGTTTAAATTTTGACACCGCATTGAAGCAAACATAGGGTAGGTCAGAGTAAGCGCTTCTCtggcatttaatattttattatttttatctcaAAAGATACAGTAAATTTACACGGCCATAAcagatatagaaaaatttatattaaaaatagtaacAGCCGATTTTCGGAGCTCAACATTTTGCTTCGCTTCGCTTTGCTTCGCCTCgaatttttttgtgtgtacAGCGAATTTATCTGGCCTAACAAAAATGTGAAGCAAAGCGAAGCGAAAGTTGCTTTTACGATTTTTGaaggtaaataaaaatacacTAAAAATAGTTATGATGTGCAATATAGTTCAATAATTTTCAGAGAAAATAATGGAGGTGAAATTGATTAAGGCCGTTAAAAGGCATCCGTGCCTATTTGATAGAAGCTCAACAGACTTTCGTAACCAATATTTGAAGGAGGAAGCATGGGTGGCAGCAGCGATTTCAACGGGAGCCTCAGGTTGGTATTTGTTATTTTGAAGGACCAGTATAACGATTATTTCCTAAGTATTTCCTTCCTCCAATAGTGGAACAGTGTAAACAGCGCTGGAAGTCGCTACGCGACAGATTTGTGCGAGAGGTGGTGTCGCAGCAATCGAAACCGGAGTTTGCAGCGAAAGAGAAGAATGAGTGGTGCTACTTTGAGTTATTGAGTTTTTTAACAAAGCACGTAAATCCTAGAAAGTAagtaacacatacatatatttgtgattCAACGTTTCATATGTTAGCGATATTTAACTCTTATTTGTAGAATGAAATCAAAAAGACAATCGAGCATCGATGATCAGTCAATCTCCAGTTATTCACCTGCAACAACACAGAGCGACTCATGTCGAACAACCGATTGCGAATGGATAGAATTGCAACAGGACAAAGGTGAGCCAAATGATAGCCAAAGCAGCTTCGAGACACCTAATTCCAAAAAAACGCCGAAACGTCGACGTTTGGGCGAAGAGGCGCACGAACCTTGCAGTCAACCTGCTAAGCAGAAGCCCAAAAATAAGGCATTTTTAGTCATGTTGGACGAACTTCTGCAAAAGAAACCAGCGCAAGTGCAGGAAAGTAAGAATAATACACATGAAAGTTTCAATCATCTTTGTGGGACTCTTGAGGCGATGTTCTCTGCTAAAAAGGAGTCCAAAAATAAAGCGTTTTTAGCGATGTTAGACGAACTTCTGCAGAAGAAACCAGAAGAAGTGCAGGAGAAGTTAAAAATGGAAGTTTTAAACCATGTATTTAAttcttaatacatttttaaaaatttacttctgttaggaataattatttttagtttaaatattagtataatcgtacatacatagatacataagtatacatttaccataagaaaatgaaaattagaaaaacacagcataaataaaaagtattaaaaataataaattttaagaaaaattaatgaaattttattctaAATTGCGTGCGATTAAACATAAACCTTGAGTTTATCCCTCCCGGCGAACGTGTTCTGTGGACATTGTTTAGTAGCTGTGTTTCAACTTCTATCACCATAGATCATTTATTATATCATTGCCATGTCTGAATTCtacactataattttttttctttttaatggttaaaatatattagatagtaaaagtgtaaatttagaaatttcgaattgaaaaaaaaaacaataaaatttcgtGGCAAGTCGGCAATAATTGCAACCcctcaaatattttgaaacacaaaagaaaaaagattcTTTATCTAGAAAGTGTTGCTTTCgcactaaaaaattttactaaattgcggatgcaaaaattaaaacgaCTATTTTTTTTACATGTCTGATCATAAGTGCATAGAGGCATACGAACTATACATTAGAATATGGAGAAAACTCTTAACAAATGTCAAGTAAATGAGTTAAGTAGAACCACTTGAGAAACCACGACAAACTTTTTGAAACAAGTTGCCTCGCGAAAAGCTTGTTTAGTTTTCGTGTCAGTAAAGTAGCTATGTCTCCgggaataattaaaattttgacgaATCCTCTccagaatatatttttgaaaggttacgctttgagaataaataaaaataacgagTTTTTAGAATATTTACGGTAGAATATCTCTTAATACTATCACTAGTGTTTCGATTggatcttattaaattttagaaatttgtatCTAGGTTCAGTTTACCGAATCGCTTGAGATGAAACAAAACATGTAGTATGCAATGTCAGAGAAAAGCGCTTAAAGTCAAAGCCTTCATTCTGATttaacctacatatgtatatacatatgtatgtacatatattcgctTCACTTCGAAGTCGAAGTTTGAACAGTCAAGCAATGCGgggaatataatattttatgtaaatgaaatgttttaaaattgaagGAAAGCGCAAGTTCGGATTTCACAGTGTTGTAGactgaatacatacatacatatgtcatccAAATCGAGCATGACATTCTACTTATGCGGTTAGTGCTTTGTACACGAAATTATTAGTCACTTTGTGAACCCAGATCCCAGAGCTATAGGAAAAGCTTGCCCAAACAGCGTCAAACTGTTAAAATTATCCTAAATATGCTTAGTTCATGGCGTCGTCAGTAACAATAAGCTCTATTACACACACCTCCCCATTagatatctatgtatgtatgtagaactaGCAAAAGTGTTATCAAACTGTGAATTATTCTAATTGATTTTTACCACCTTTTACGCTATCTTTATTGTTAAAATCTCTTTTGGTCTTACATCGCAGACCTCTTACCCCCACGTTGCGTGCGCCCATGCCTGCTCTGATCCATCTAACGCTTATCCAAAAGTAGTAGCCCGTCTTATtccacttatgtacatacatatgtattcttcTAATTCTATCTACACGCATCACATATTCTAAGCACAATACGCGTACCCtccaaaaactacaacaacaataacaagcaaGCTTGCTAGTTAAATCGAATTCGGGAGAGCGTACCGCGTCCGACGCATGCTGTCGGCATACAAAAAATCGCCGGTAGTTAGTCGCGCTGacaaaagataaataaataaaagaagcaCAATGCTAATACAAATGaacagtaataataaaaaagagaaaaagcgacggaataaagaaattaatgaattgTTCGTTAAACGCCAGCGCTTGATAGACCGCAAGAGCCAGCCGCCGACGATCAGTTTTCGCTGAGTTATCGGCGTGAGAAgacgttttccaaaaatttaatccGCTATAACCGACGGAGCGTTCTTAAGGACCTACAAATACAACCAGAAAAGCAGCAACTAATAGTTAAAAGCAGTTAATATCATAAATTAATTCAGAGATTTGTGCTAATCAATTAAAATTCTTGATCGCGTCGGTTTGCATAACGCGTGCGTGTTTGTTATCTGATCGTGGAATATTAGAAAAAGAAACTGCAAGGCTTTCTGAGCAGACGCGCAATTTTTAACTTTGGAGATGAGTGTTGTACTCTTCCTAGTCGCCACTATAGTGGGTTATGTGCTCTACTCATTGATCCAGTCAATGAAGCGCCCAAAGAATTTTCCACCAGGTAAGAAGAGACGAGTAAGGTTGTAAACAAATAGTAGTTAAATGATCTCAAATTTCGCTcggtatttataaatacatatgtatgtggaatATTTATGCGAACCATGGAAATGTGCTAATTCTATTGCGCATGTGCGCTAAATTCTCAATAAAGGCAATTACTTCTTAAAAGCTATAATTTACTAGCTGTTATAAcagtaaatttttatgtaaggtttatatttagttttcatGACATTTCCTTAATTCAACTTTACTTTAACAAGTTCGTTAAGCTTAGTAGGTGTCAGCTTCTCTGATTTTTCGTCCGTAAAACTGAAATGTTTCAAGACCGTGGTAAACCGTTGGATGTTGTTCTTGTTATAGCGACAGGATTCTGCCCAGTTGACCAGAAAATCCGAATCCGTTCTAATTACATAGACTCGACAGTCGTAGGAACGGTCAACCGCTGGATCCAAATTCAAGGAACTTAAgggcctgctttagaagcttcaaaaaatcgatttttttgagaaagaaagaaataattgattaaagcgaaatttctagtgtttataattataaatttaaacatcattcgcaaattttttggatatgaAATCTTTTATATTCTGACTTTTCTTTatgttgtataaaaatattcgacaatatttcgaattcccatctataacgtatattcaattaatttgaaagttcGTCATGTTTTGAGACCTTGAAAATTAGCTCCTTAAAATATACTCTCATCGTCCATCCCTTCGTGTACGCCTCAATCGTGTGTTCTCACTAAGATATTGGTCTGAGAATGTAGCCACATATGGATTATCATTAGGTATTCTATAGCACAGGTGATTCG
This window harbors:
- the LOC126762706 gene encoding uncharacterized protein LOC126762706: MEVKLIKAVKRHPCLFDRSSTDFRNQYLKEEAWVAAAISTGASVEQCKQRWKSLRDRFVREVVSQQSKPEFAAKEKNEWCYFELLSFLTKHVNPRKMKSKRQSSIDDQSISSYSPATTQSDSCRTTDCEWIELQQDKGEPNDSQSSFETPNSKKTPKRRRLGEEAHEPCSQPAKQKPKNKAFLVMLDELLQKKPAQVQESKNNTHESFNHLCGTLEAMFSAKKESKNKAFLAMLDELLQKKPEEVQEKLKMEVLNHVFNS
- the LOC126762704 gene encoding acidic fibroblast growth factor intracellular-binding protein — encoded protein: MLADVDVFISNYTLVDPEIYQLWIEGFSSSEAVCYLKQKGFGSSFGAPIDLIASEVLDHYRTYSLIERLLHAPTKLLEQSCFQLEPQTRDFIIEKYYSIDDLVAREILGKKLSSRYRKDLDEVSEKTCVKLKSCRRQFDNVKRIFKAVEELPGNITNNIKQLFSVSDELAKKYASIVFLACLRFETSKKKLQFLAFSDLFACSQAIMIYWTYTYQHSGPEYYDTEMDKEFLLDLRELRCLLDKEKEIKHLVCLRLKPVLLERAYFELDTNFRSYWRAFITIACNLHRNRELRDLFLDLCEKLIEPWRQNGWSKEQVNKFVSAITQSVLDLEISRDQETRCLWDRYMQVISICLDHMFHI
- the LOC126762702 gene encoding protein cycle → MDEVDDETFDDAKSARTSDENRKQNHSEIEKRRRDKMNTYINELSSMIPMCYVVPRKLDKLTVLKYTVQHLRSIRGRVHPYSGGDYKPSFLSDQELKMLILQASEGFLFVVDCDRGRILYVSESVSQVLNCSQMDLLGQSWFDILHPKDVAKVKEQLSSLDPCPRDRLIDAKTMLPVKTDIPQSLCRLCPGARRSFFCRMKLKSNNNQIKEESDTSSSSRSSTKRKSKLSVDHKYRVIQCTGYLKSWTPIKNEEQDSESEDNLTNHSSLVAIGRIPPNVLESNVPPSLDNHPNIRHVLFISRHSVDGKFLFIDQRATLVIGFLPQEMLGTSFYDYFHHEDIPALAESHKMVIQVPEKVTTQVYRFRCKDNTFIQLQSEWKAFKNPWTTDIEYIIAKNTVFL